The Lathyrus oleraceus cultivar Zhongwan6 chromosome 5, CAAS_Psat_ZW6_1.0, whole genome shotgun sequence genome includes the window cgctttttttggcctttaaaagcgcttaaaagcgctgccgtaggtggcgctgctataggttttagcagcgctttttgtttactaaaaagcgctgctaaaggttgtcaatagagagcgctttttagtaaaaagcgctgctaaaggtggtatatagacaacctttaagagcgctttttactaaaaagcgctctctattgacaacctttagcagcgcttttgagtaaaaagcgctcttaaaggttgtctatataccacctatagcagcgctttttactaaaaagcgctctctattgacaacctatagcagcgctttttagtaaaaagcgctctctattgacaacctatagcagcgctttttactaaaaagcgctctctattgacaacctttagcagcgctttttagtaaaaagcgctctctattgacaacctttagcagcgctttttactaaaaagcgctgtcttttcctctagtaaaataacaaaacgctgccttcagtttaagcctaccatttcaacctgtaatattttttgggaataatcccataaacctgtaaatcaagcctctctaattcaagcatttggagtcataattcaagcatttgtaattttttaaaccaacacaagcaaaccaacacaagaatgaacacaTTTGGAGCCATAAttcaagcaaaccaacacaaggatagataggcactgaacacatttggagtcataattcaagcatttgtaattttttaaagcaaaccaacacaagaatgaacacattaatctatccatgaaattaaagatatcactaaaattataaagaactatacacaagtcaaaactaatatgttatacggcctatttgaagtcataactaatctgttaaaaatataaagaactatacacttgccaaccagaaaccattcttcatcaaagtattcatgttattttgaaaccattatatactaattaatcttttctcaataaaatattgacacaattcctccttgatttgttccaactgcagtctcgtgtaatgagcacacttgtattcatcaaagtactacataacaaaacataatatgcatgatttagttaaaagtaataaataatatgaaatattcgataaatattaaaacaaatcCTAAGTTATAAATCCATACCGTGATTGGAATCTCTATTTGATTCATATTAATGATTTCCCTCATAAACCTCATTACAAAGTATCCGCAATCGATATCGTTGCGCTGTAGAGGACACtacatagaaaaataaataagaatgtatagttatcttttcttatcaagtagcatcactattataagcaaaattGTGAAAATTAAAGTACCTGCACTTTTATCCACGTAATGTTGCTGGATTTAGTACGTGGTACTCGAGCTTGTCTTTGAGATCGGAACACTTTTATTGatctaacaaaataaaaacatatatttaGAACAATCTCACATAAATATACACGAATATTTAGAACAGTCTCACTTACGTATCAACTAATTGCTTCATATCCGGATAATTTGTCCATTCACCATCTATCGAATTCAGAAAATATACCACTTCTTTTAAAGGATCAATAGCAAGCAACAACCAGTGACACctataaattaaaacaaaagtttataTGGAAATTTTTTACGTAAAAGAAACAATTAAAGATTAGAATAAACTTAGAATTAAAATCTAACCCTGAATTATACGGCCAAAGATACAAGTTGTTTGTACTGCTGGCCATGAATCTCTTGACTAAGTACTCTCTACATGAATCCATTTATGCAAACTACATGGTTAAACCTAGAACTTAATGGAACCAACATATTTCCCTTAGTTGTTGAATATAACAAGATTCTTTGGGTAGGGTCGATAGACACGTTCAATGCATACTTGAGGCATGTTTTCATGTGACTCTTTAAGTTTGATCTTCCATGTTTCTTAGAGtcatgcatatacattttgtGGCAGTACTTACATTCAGTAATTGGGGGGTCACTATCAGGAATAAGGTTAAAGTGATCCCATACCTCAGATCTCTTTATGTTACCATTTTCATCAAGTCTTCTTTTCTTTAGGCCAGTTGGTGGAAGATTGTGTGCTGTTGTAGTTTGTTGATTTGGTTGAGAAGGATCATTGGCAATTGGTGTGTGTTGCCCACTTGCTGAAACAATGAGTATTATTAGTTATAGTTTATAATAAATTATAAACTTACAGGTATTTTGTTGAAACAATGAACATAAACTAGACTAAAAAAAGCTCCCTTTTTACACAACAATAAATCATAGTTAGCATAGACTTACAGGTATTTTGCATATCTCCAATTCCTCCAGCTCCTTGCACATCTCCTGCTCCTTGCATTTTTCTATCTCCTTGCATTTCTAACAAAATACCATATATTAAAAGTTATCAGAGTATAAACCATTCTTTGTCACATTATAGGTATTCAAACTCCAACACAAGACAAACTTACTTCAGTAACTATACAAAAAAAACCATACCTTCTTCAACTCTCTTAAGAGAATTCTCAGCAGCATTGTAATGAGAAAAATAAGAATAATTAGTACTATTAAAATAATAGGGTTGTGAAACAACTGAGGAATTTGTGTTAGAACTattgaaaacaaaaacaaagcatGAGTTTTTAGGAACCTTAAAAGAAAATCCGACACAAAAACTGAACTCAGAAAAAACCTTTCTTCTGTGTGAATGAAATGGTTACGAGAATGAAAATATTATAATCTAttgtgaaaaataaaaatcaaaacaaataagAACAAATAGGAGCACAAACCTGTTTGTAAATGAAGAATGGCGTAAACTCGTTGTGGTTAAGCGTTGAGGATGGAGGCTTACCGTCAGTGTTCAGTGAAGGAAAGGGTTTGTCATTCAGTGAGGGAGGAAAGTGAATGGTGATGATGACAGTGGTGTTGGATTTTTTAGGGTTTGATTTCAATTTGGGGGTGACGGTGGCGGTGGAAGCATTGTTACATTTTTTAGGGTTAGGTTAGGTTGGAAGAAGAAGAAACGATTTTTCTGAGAAGGGAAGAAATGAGACATGATAGCGGAAACTGATATTTAAAACATGAAAGGAAAcaaatatttatatataaattACCAGACGAAACGTTACATGAATGGATCCTTGGCGCAATGGTAGCGCGTCTGACTCCAGATCAGAAGGTTGCGTGTTCGATTCACGTAGGGTTCAattttccttttaatttttgGACTTGCTTTTTTCCAGGGCAGCGAGAGCTTCGAACGAGAGAGAGTGAAAGAGGGATTTCTGAAAGTCAGGGATTTTGTAATATtagatttattataatttttataaatgacctatgagagcgcttttaccatgaaagcgctttcatagatgtgagactgagacctataagagcgcttttaccttaaaagcgctttcataagtctgaaacccatgagacctataagagcgcttttacctcaaaagcgctttcataagtgtgaaacccatgagacctataagagcacttttaccttaaaagcgctttcataagtgtgtgagactgagacctataagagcgcttttaccttaaaagcgctttcataagtgtgaaacccatgagacctataagagcgcttttaccttaaaagcgctttcataagtgtgaaactcatagatgtgagactgagacctataagagcgcttttaccttaaaagcgctttcataagtgtgaaacccatgagacctataagagcgcttttaccttaaaagcgctttcataagtgtgaaactcatagatgtgagactgagacctataagagcgcttttaccttaaaagcgctttcataagtggagacctataagagcgcttttaccttaaaagcgctttctttacataggcgaattttttttcaagctattacagcgctttttttaaaaagcgctttCTTTTTGGTGCTGCCAAAAGCACTTTTTGGCGTAGTGCACGAACGAATCGTCTCAAgttttgccatcataaaaaagggggagtatggGAGTGCAACTTTATTTAGATGcattttgtatgatgtcaaaactaggatactttagcgttaatGTATATTGGAAGGTATCATCTGATTCTCTACATGCATCTTAGAATTAGGAAGCATAAAATTATTTGGAAACAACTTGGAAAAGGTCTCATGCataaaaatgcatgaaaaataagtttttgtGAAAAAATGCATTATAGGTTGACACATGTTGTCTATAGGTTGACACATGTTATCTACAAGTCGATGCATGTTGCCTACAGATCAACCTATAGAAACATTTTTGCTGCTATAGGTTGACACATACATTCTATAGGTCAACGTGTATGCTGCAGTATTAAAGCATGTAGATTTTGTTTCATGTGCTGACTCCCCAGGTCGACACATATGAAGCACATAGCTGTTATAGGTCAACGCATGACCTTGAATAGGTCGACGCATAGATCTTACAGATCGACCTATAcgataatttttttgaaaaattcataTTTTCTCCAAGTTATTTGCATCTCCTTTTGCCTTCAATCACCCATGTgtataaatacttcatacatgcatcattctcaAGTAAGGTTTTTAGAGTGAGTAAAActccaggatttcaaagcatctcatcatcttcaattcaatctatgcatacacggaatcaaactacacataattattttttgattgggtgccatATATATTAGGATTGATAACATCCAATTAGGTTTGTTTTATTGAGAATATTGGGTTGCaatctttgagggattcaaataagaaagtcggtttggggttttccttcaagatctttagggtttggAGATTTTtgacaagattgtgcaattcgaattcgatcgagtgaaagccttgagactaTGTGTGTCGGCAAGGAAGTAGTCTGAAATGGTGGATCGTGTTAACAAATCTTGGGTTCAATACTAGGAAGTGTAGTGAATTAGAGAGCTCCTCTCTCCCTTAAGTAAATCGTTTGATTGAAATGGGCAAAGAAATTATTGTGCTTATTGTCTTTACTTTATATTCTCCTGCTATGTTTGTTAGATGATATGcctagatctagagggggtgaataggtcacaagttaaaaatttattagaaaatttgacttagaaaaatttatggcgcggaagcaagtttcaaatattttccGAATCAAAAATCGTCTAACCAAACCTACTATTGAAAAGACCGAATATGCGTATGTGTACCAATGGTATGATAATAATTCACAAGTTTATTTGCCAATACTTTAAACACTAAATTTGAATACTCTACTATAGTAAAGGTTTATCTTTGACGATAACAACACACAAAAAACTAATTGAaacaatttgtcgaacactttgcGTGTGATTAACAAAGTTTGGATGTTTGTATAATGTTTGTAGCTTTTAGAAATCCAATCACTACCAAATGATATGCGATTACTACAACAACACAAATTTCACAATGATTCAAAAATTATTATCCaaacaatgttgatcaagagatcaaaATAATCGATAATTTGCAACCCGGAAAATTaatagagatagatagatagatagagatagagataaagatatatatatatatatatatatatatatatatatatatatatatatatatatatatatatatatatatatatatatatatatatatatatatatatatatatatatatatatatatatatatatatatatatacatatatatatatatatatatatatatatatatatatatatatatatatatatatatatatctttatctctatctctatctatctatctatctatctatctctattAATTTTCCGGGTTGCAAATTGTCgattactttgatctcttgatcaacattgtttGGATAATAATTTTTGAATCATTGTGAAATTTGTGTTATTATAGTAATCGCATATCATTTGGTAGTGATTGGATTTCTAAAAGCTACAAACATTATACAAACATCCAAACTTTGTTAATCACACgcaaagtgttcgacaaattgttTCAATTAGTTTTTTGTGTGTTGTTATCGTCAAAGATAAACCTTTACTATAGTAGAGTATTCAAATTTAGTGTTTAAAGTATTGGAAAATAAACTTGTGAATTATTATCATACCATTGGTACACATACGCATATTCGGTCTTTTCAATAGTAGGTTTGGTTAGACGATTTTTGATCCggaaaatatttgaaacttgcttccgcgccataaatttttctaagtcAAATTTTCTAATAAATTTTTAACTACACTTCCAAGTATTGTAACAAAAGATTACAAATTAGTTATAAGAAAAGAGTCACTCAAGTTCCAAAAAGAACTATATTTTCTACTCAAGTGTTTCCTAATCCCTCGAACTTTCAATATATGAATAACACAAGTCTAAGGTGTATAGAAGTGTTTCTTAATCCCCCTTATATATCTCCAAGGTTTCCCA containing:
- the LOC127082583 gene encoding uncharacterized protein LOC127082583 translates to MQGDRKMQGAGDVQGAGGIGDMQNTSSGQHTPIANDPSQPNQQTTTAHNLPPTGLKKRRLDENGNIKRSEVWDHFNLIPDSDPPITECKYCHKMYMHDSKKHGRSNLKSHMKTCLKYALNVSIDPTQRILLYSTTKGNMLVPLSSRFNHVVCINGFM